The Crassostrea angulata isolate pt1a10 chromosome 1, ASM2561291v2, whole genome shotgun sequence nucleotide sequence TGAACTCGATATTCAAATGCTTGTTTTCATGAGCAAACTAGGTATTTACATCCCACTTAAAATCCAACCTCTTTTTCAAGTTAGTCAtcataaaatgtatatgtacatattatCAATGCCTCAtagaatgaaatgaaatgaccaactttttctttcattcctGTCATGTTCACATATATGCATGCATCTTCCTTCGTTATTAAATTTGCCAAATACAAAATTACAAAGAAAGGAACTTGGATTTCCTAATCTTTATTGAAGCAATCATTAACAAATAAATTGACAGTTTTCTTACAGTACAACAATCACTGGATAAAATTCCTGGGAAAATAATAACAATCACCACTTTATCTTCCTGCCCCGCCCCCTCAGTCCTCCTCATTGTCTTCCCTATCAGCCCTGGGACTTCTAGTTCCAGACCTAGCTGACCTTTCTGACCTGGGTGACCTTTCTGACCTGTGTGACCTTTCTGACCTGGGGGCACTCCTAGATCGGGACCGTGAGTATGAGGGCCTGATCTCGTCCAGAATTTGCTCCTGGTCTCCTTGTGGGGGACTCCCTTTATCAGAGCTCTCCCTGTTGCTTCTGTCTTTGGACTTGTCTCTGCTCCTCCTTGGGGATTTGGAGGAAGAGTCCTTGCGTTTGTCACGCTTTGGTGATCTTGACCTAGATTTCTTGTCCCTGTCTTTCCTGAACATGATAAAAAGATAcgttataaaaaaaagtcaatcCTTGACAGAAATTGTACAGGTGTACATTAGTCATCTCTCCATAAATGCATTGATATTCATTGTAATAATGCTGATAAATTTTCTCTCTAAATTTTAATATCACACATATGAAATTTAATATggaataatgaaaaataaaagattatcaAACCTGCTGCTTCTTGATCTTGATCCTGATCTAAAAATAAGAAGATAATTCATAAATGGTTGCTACCTAATGATAAATCAAAAATTGTATGCAAGCAACAAGTAAAGCTCTGTAAGAAGAAAAGGTGATCCAATGCTTGGACTCGGTCATCTTAATAAGctttacatgtaacattgttatatgattgcattttttttttattgaatagatATACTAGCAGacatatattctttaaaattcattaaaatggtattgttcaagtttaaaatattaaattcagcAAAATAGTCGATGTGATCTTTATCCATCTATTGACATGAATTCATTACAGATCAATGTAATACCTGTCTCTTCTAGATCGGGATCTGAAATGTAAAGAATATGAAGTTTATTGtaatgaaataacaaaaaaaaattcatcaaaattccatgattccaaatttaaaaaattaatttttggcaGGAATAAAACCATTGATTGTTGTATTAATAACTGACCTTGATCTGCTTCTTCGTGACCTTGATCTGCTTCTTGATCTTGACCTTGTCCTAGTTCTTCTCCTCTTGCGCTCTCTGTAAATATGAGCATTTCCTTATTTCTAATTCTAGAGCAATGACATAAGACATTTTGACAGTAATGTACTCTGAGTATATTTTGACATTTGGTAGTTACATTGTGTCTGCTGTGGTGTcccaattttttctttaattgaatGTGTTAAAGATGTGCAACATGAATGTACTCCAAAGTAAATTGTATGGCATTTGAGtgttacatttttctttttacgcAAGTGTCTGCTGTGCTTGACCCAATTTTCTCTTAAACTTGAATTGGCTGAAGATGGGGAATTATCATACTATCTCTGTTTCCTTAATTATTGCTGCTTGAAACATATTGGTATGTATATGAGTGATGTATTGAACTAAAGGCaaacaaattgttaaattttgcttCAGTTGTGTGTATCCCTTCCTAAAAATGATCTAGCGCCCAAAAATCATTAAAGGTGTTGTAAAGGGAAATGTGAAATGATGAGCCTGTCAGCAGTAACTCCCCAGAATTCCATCACCAGCAAAAGAAAATTGTCATGCATTTACAAAGCATTATTACACATGGGAAAAAATTGAGAATATTATGATATGaaagaattttaaacatttacaatGTATCATAATAATAAGGCATAAAATATTGACCAATTACATCAATACTATATGTAACAAACTCTACTATTAAAGGTTCATGTTTACCATTTAACACAGTACTTACCCAAAAGACTACTAGCAAATTATCACATTATTTCTTATACAGGCCTACACACAATACCACTCAAGCCCACCATAGAGGGATGCACCAATATATTTTCAGGGATCGCACATCCTGATACAGGGCTGTTGACCATAATCAACCAATCACACTTTAGAGAGGTCCGATCCGCCATTTTTTTGCGGAGGACCACCACCATCATCAACTCAAGGCCATTGCCAACTCTTTGCCAACACAATCAATATACCATTACCACTTGCCTGATAAAAACATTACGTAGAGAGACATAAATGGAGTGGAAATCGTAAGTTAATTTCCACTGTTACAGTATACAGAATGATAATTGtcttttatcatatagataatgGATTAGTATGTGCTAGGTGGCAGATTTTGTCCTTAATACTTGTGAAATACTGGTACTGAATTAGTTTTCAACTGATAATGTCATTATGAAATCTATAAcctaaaacaaaaaatcttgtAAGTTCACGAAGTGTACAAAATGTTTGCTCTATCCTCtctttcatatacatgtacatgtattttcaaggGAGTGCTCCAAGTTTTTGTTGATGCTAAATTTCTAAACTgttatttttcttaagaaattaaaaactgatttgaaaaaagtaTAGCCTACTTCAACATATGATCAAACTAGTTCAGGATAGTGGTATATAAAACAGAGTTTTGAacccttaaaaattttctccttcaaccaatttttttaattgaacactTCAACAGAATGAGGTTTACATAATATCTATCTGAATACTTGGGGGAGGGGTGTCTTTTTATCTACTAGGACAGGTATCTGTATATTTTCATGATTAAAAAGCAAGCAAAGGATGGGATATGGGTCTTTTAGCTTTAAAATCAGATggcaatacatgtatctacttaTCTTGGTTATAAAGAATACATGTTACCTAACAGTTActctttttgttatttttggcATAACTTAGGGGGCCATAAAATTTTACCTGTCCAACTTGTGAGATGTTAAGACTGATATAATGAAAGACTAAATGACAAGTGCAAAAAATGTATGCTTCTATTTTTTAACAGAGTTTACCAATAAAattaatgctaaaaaaaatgaatcatggAACAATgtttaaatgtgaaaagttacgAATGAAACATCCCACAACCTGACATTAACATATTATGTGTCTTTCTCTTCCAGAACTAAGGTCACAAAGCTCACTCTATTAGTCAATTAACTTTCAAACTGGGCTATTTGCATTGTTTTTACTAACTAATACATGTGTTATTGAAAATTGTGTGCATAGAATAATATTTCATATGCAGCATATatcatttcaaacaaataataTAAGCATTGGAGTctgaattttcaatatcaataatGAACTGCATTATGAGAATTGTAAACAATCCATTAGGGACGAAGAGACTTTTGATCAGAAAATGACCACttaatgacattaaaaaaaaatatttattagtaaatttttcaattttatggaAATATGCAATAtcttattaatgaaaaaatcaatGGCAACATAAAACTTCAACCATAAATAAGATATCAAATTATGTGACAAATATCTGAATGTACTTTGAATATAATGGagagaaaaaattattatattgtaaTTACGTTTCAGCTTCGACGTACCGACTTCTGTTTCGTCGTCTCTGTCTCCAAATTTCAGCACAGTCACGAGAAAAATGGCCTTTCTCACCACAGGTGTAACAGCGCAAATTTGGGTCAAATCCCCGCCTCCTTCTTCCCCTTGTTCTAGGGCGAGCTAAAGAGCACCTTATTCTTCCTCCCGACAGAGGCCTGGAAGCAGAGTTAAAATTGGAACATAATATTTAACATCAAAGTACATCTGAAGTGGCCAGTCTTGTTTCCacatattaaatgcaaaattttcctAGATTGTGACAATACTGGTACATAAGGCTTTGATAAATTGCTTATCCACCTGGAATTCAATGACATGGCACAAATTGAAGTAGGCAAAGAACTACAGTTACAGTATGATATTTCCCTTACATGTCTGAAGACTAGATAGTGTATTACCAATGATTCATCAAAATTTGTTTCCCAAAAGACAATAAAATCCTTAGGTCCAGAGTTTGCTTTAAGCCTTTAAATACAgtaaatcaatacatttttcattcaaCAATTCTGCAAATTAACTTACTTGCCATCCATTTCTCTGAGAGCCTTTTCTGCATCTTCCCTGTACTTGTATACAATAAAAGCAAAACATGGGGGGTTCCTTGCAACCCACACTTCTATGAGTGGCCCAAATTTTTCAAAGGCTCTTTCAAGGTCTCGTTTGGATGGATCTATTCCTAGATCTGCCACATGAACCCTGTACCCTTCCTCTGGAGAGGGGCTTCTACTGTCGTAACTGGCACTTCTGCTCCGTCTTCTTTCATAGCTTCTACTACGACTCCTTGATCTTGATCTTCCCATTTCTGTTAGAAATatcaaatctttatcatttGAATTACAATATACAATTTGCCtgaaatactttaaaatgaatttgtttttcagtAAGTTTATCTAAATTAAATACCCGTAAGTGATAACATCTGAAAAACAAACTGTTTACAAATTTGTGTTGACTACTctcatttttgtattttaaatatattgacaaaaccacatcttgaaaacaaaaattcagtACAGgaagaattcttttttttcttccgtTCTTCAATGCATTGTCTACATATCAGCATATCACCACTAAGGATATAATAGTATACATTTGTGACAGGTGTTCACTTGTCACATAATAATACAGAGATGAATAATAACGTAGCATTCAAATAACTGCAGttaaaattatgtatataaCATTACTTGTTTCGTACGTGCAAAGAAAGGGTTGgacaatattcaatattttcctGTTCCCTGTGGTGCACGCCTCTCTCTGTCATCGACACGCTTGTAAAGTTATCTccatttttcaatatataaagCGTTTAAAGGAATACAaaagtaaatttatttatttataaactttaaaatagtatttaaatgaatttctcACACAATAAAGCACTCAGtttagaaaatataaacattttctaatatgtaaaattcataaaaaaaatcactctgTAATAAACACGTGACTTGTGCATGCGCGTGGGCGCCATATTAAATTTTCTGGGAAAGGAGGAAAGAACGTTGACCCAGCGAATATATTGGACCAAGCAAACATCTCAAGAAAAATCTATATAGTTTTATCAACAGACACATAATTGTAAGTATATAAAGCttgtttttttaagttggaAGTAGTGTTAAATTAGTTTTGACAGTATTTTtagttaaatattaaaaattgaaaaacgaAAACCGGCGCAAAGGAACAAGGATGTTTTAAGCAAAAATCTGGCATCAACCCAACATTTTGGCTCAAAGTGACTGCAGAAACAAGGGAGACACTTTACACATCGATACAACTACTAAAAGAAATGAGAATGAACATGTATTAAGTGTACTCCAACATGTGAAACCAATGCAGTTTCACTTTCAAGGGTCTTGGGTCTTATAAGTGCATTCTAAGGTAGgcttatattttgtattttttggaaTACTTAGATTTAACATGCTATATAATTTATGATTGTAGATGTCTCGATATAGGGACAGCAACCTGGAAGGAAAGATTTATGTTGGTGACCTGAGTCGTGATGCTTGTGAAAAAGACTTGGAGAGAGCATTTGAGTATTATGGCAGACTGAGAAATGTTTGGGTTGCACGGAATCCAGCAGGATTTGCCTTTGTAGAATATGAAGACCCAAGAGATGCTGATGATGCAGTTCGGGGCATGGATGGAACGTAAGGGTCATATTtgatttaagtttatttttagaaagaaaCCAATCCAATTGATGACCCCTTCTCTCTGTGATTATCTACAATATTCTACTTTAAGTTTTCTATTTTGAAAGTCTAAAAGCTTTAATTGAACAGTGTAGTGCACTGTTAACGAagactttttcaaattttgcagCACAATTTGTGGTTCAAGAGTCAGAGTAGAACATTCTACAGGTAAAGTACGGCCTAAACCTTGGCTCCGAGGGGGAAGACCCCCCAGATCAGGGGGCCGTCGTCCATTTCACCCAGATGACAAGTGCTATGAATGTGGAGGAAGAGGACACTATGCATACGACTGCACAAGAAGGGGACGGTCCCACAGAAGTTCCAAAAGATCAAGGTATGCTTTTAACATTGGTCTATGCATGTAGAGTTCATTTTCAGAGAGAAAATATAACCCTGATGCAAGCGTCAAGtttgaattgaataatttaatcATATGGAAATGAATTATCAGGTATTTGATAGATTTGTATGCTGTGGACTTCATAGGGTTTTCTACATAATGAAGAAAAAGTGGTCTTATTTTTCTAAGATAAATATAAGTGTTTTTTCAGTGCCtatatatgcatatatgtaATCTACAAAATTATTTAACTAATATGGTTTTGGCAAtttaatgaatgattctattgaTTGACCTAAGACCCTTATTTACGTTATAAATATAGGTCACATTTTAAAGATCGAAtgcaaaaagcaaaaaaaaaaaaaatgccctTTGAATCCTACATTAGTGAAGTCCACTATACAAAATTCATTATTAGCCATTCGAATATGAATTTTGGGAATTTTGGGATTTGAATTTGCTgaatattaaaatgtataatgAATCGCATTTTAACAGCTTTTAGAAATTAGCAAAAGCCAAGCCAATGATAACACAAATCTTCACTAATGCATTGCAGACATCCTCATGAACCATTGGCAAATGATCTTGACTGCCTCAGTTTTCAAGTTAGATTGCAACATACAATGTCTGAGCTCAACCACACCCTCTCTTGAAGTGCTCAGAATCTTCAAGTCCACAGCCCCTTTCCAAGTTGAAAACACAAAACATGTAGTTCCCCCATCAGTGGGAAAGGTTAATTCGTCCCTGCCACTGTGCATCACAGCCAGTCTGAGAATCTTCACCTCAGCTGATCATGATGACAAGAATTGCATTCGTCACAACAGTTCATCATGACTTTATCAGATTTGAGAGTAGATTCGCCCCCTGCTTTGGACACCCGATCGTCCTGACCACTTAGAGTGTTGTTAAGATTTTTCTACACATCCAGCCATCACTGGGCATTCAGATCAGAGAGTAGATTTTCCTCTTCTTCACACCATCCATCTCTGACCAATCAGATTTGAGAGTAGATTAACACCTCAACACACCAGCCTACTGGGGGCCAATCATTTTTGAGAGAATAGATCTACCTCTTCAGATCAGCCAATTAGATTTGAAGGTAGACTGATTCACCACCTTCCCCATTCAGACTCCTCTTGATCTTTCTGCATTTTGATAACTTGTTGACAACAAATGGGTATGTTATTCTTTTGTGTAtgtgaaattatttttcagtttcaGAAGGTTTGATTAAaaggagactgtaaattatgcacataatatgaaaaataaatgaaaatgtatcgCTAAATTAGTGTATGTGTTGCATATTGACAATCATGAAGTGTTGACTTGTAATAATAGTTTTTTGCAGTGCCATTTGAAACTGAGGAAAGATGTTGCTATACCTTTGTTTCTTCTTACAGATAACAGATAATGTATCTTAGGTTTCCCTGTTTGGTTGTCATTGTAAGGTTCAGAGCATG carries:
- the LOC128160851 gene encoding serine/arginine-rich splicing factor 7-like isoform X1; translation: MGRSRSRSRSRSYERRRSRSASYDSRSPSPEEGYRVHVADLGIDPSKRDLERAFEKFGPLIEVWVARNPPCFAFIVYKYREDAEKALREMDGKPLSGGRIRCSLARPRTRGRRRRGFDPNLRCYTCGEKGHFSRDCAEIWRQRRRNRSRYVEAETERKRRRTRTRSRSRSRSRSRRSRSRSRSRRDRSGSRSRSSRKDRDKKSRSRSPKRDKRKDSSSKSPRRSRDKSKDRSNRESSDKGSPPQGDQEQILDEIRPSYSRSRSRSAPRSERSHRSERSPRSERSARSGTRSPRADREDNEED
- the LOC128160938 gene encoding serine/arginine-rich splicing factor 7-like, with product MSRYRDSNLEGKIYVGDLSRDACEKDLERAFEYYGRLRNVWVARNPAGFAFVEYEDPRDADDAVRGMDGTTICGSRVRVEHSTGKVRPKPWLRGGRPPRSGGRRPFHPDDKCYECGGRGHYAYDCTRRGRSHRSSKRSRSRSRSRSRSPRRRSYSRSRSRSGSRPRYHTRSRTKSRSSSPPRRRTRSMSREGSSKHDDH
- the LOC128160851 gene encoding serine/arginine-rich splicing factor 7-like isoform X2; protein product: MGRSRSRSRSRSYERRRSRSASYDSRSPSPEEGYRVHVADLGIDPSKRDLERAFEKFGPLIEVWVARNPPCFAFIVYKYREDAEKALREMDGKPLSGGRIRCSLARPRTRGRRRRGFDPNLRCYTCGEKGHFSRDCAEIWRQRRRNRSRERKRRRTRTRSRSRSRSRSRRSRSRSRSRRDRSGSRSRSSRKDRDKKSRSRSPKRDKRKDSSSKSPRRSRDKSKDRSNRESSDKGSPPQGDQEQILDEIRPSYSRSRSRSAPRSERSHRSERSPRSERSARSGTRSPRADREDNEED